The following are encoded in a window of Flavobacterium cupriresistens genomic DNA:
- a CDS encoding TetR/AcrR family transcriptional regulator, producing the protein MKEKIISKASELFLKLGFKSVTMDDIAGEMCISKKTIYKYFCNKEVLIEESTSLVHTQVHQIIDSIVAKNHNAIHENFEIREMFCEMFKNNIDSSPIYQLKKHYPEIYHNIMSQEIDLCSQWFRDNIAKGIEQNLYRADLNVEVYVKFYYILIFHINENTVSEKEAQSIELEALEYHTRAMATAEGIVELEKQLKKFTT; encoded by the coding sequence ATGAAAGAGAAAATCATATCAAAAGCAAGTGAATTATTTTTAAAACTAGGTTTTAAAAGCGTTACTATGGATGATATTGCAGGGGAAATGTGTATTTCTAAAAAAACGATCTACAAGTATTTCTGTAATAAAGAGGTTTTAATAGAAGAGAGTACTTCATTGGTTCATACACAAGTACATCAGATTATTGATTCTATAGTAGCAAAAAACCACAATGCAATTCATGAGAATTTTGAAATCAGAGAAATGTTTTGTGAGATGTTTAAGAACAATATTGATTCTTCCCCTATTTATCAGTTAAAAAAACATTATCCGGAAATATACCATAATATAATGAGTCAGGAAATTGATTTGTGCAGTCAATGGTTCAGAGATAATATTGCAAAAGGAATCGAGCAGAATTTATACAGAGCAGATTTAAATGTTGAGGTATATGTGAAATTCTATTACATTTTGATTTTTCATATCAACGAAAATACAGTCTCAGAAAAAGAGGCACAAAGCATAGAATTAGAAGCTTTGGAATATCACACCAGAGCCATGGCAACAGCAGAAGGCATTGTCGAATTAGAAAAACAACTTAAAAAATTTACTACTTAA
- a CDS encoding TolC family protein, with protein sequence MKRIILIFLCSIGLSVNAQVKTLTLKEAITYALENKADAKKSKLEVEKSEYQIQEVRSRALPQITGNGNLTYNPVLQTSVIDGAGFGQPGTTIQATFGQKWTSGAGISLTQALFDQSVFTGLRAAKSTREFYQINDQLTEEQVIERVANNYYSVYVQRERLVLLDSNYVNTTKVRDIVKGQFDNGLAKKIDLDRIIVKMSNISTERQQILNQVQLQENALKFYMGMPIETQIEIPQEQFEVTIHALTEEPNMANRTEYLLLKKQEELLTFQKKAVMAEYYPTLSLVAGYNFIGQGPEMPLFAKPRDGVYWSDYSAIGVNLKVPIFTGFGTRAKVRKADVDIRSLQEDIKDTRLSLDLDYRNAKTQIENNLVTIENQKENMRLASEILSNTKNNYLQGLASLTDLLDAENASLEAQNNYTRAVLNYKVAEVALIKSKGELKSLIK encoded by the coding sequence ATGAAAAGAATCATTCTTATATTTTTGTGTTCCATTGGCTTAAGTGTCAACGCACAAGTCAAAACACTAACCTTAAAAGAGGCTATTACCTACGCGCTTGAGAATAAAGCCGATGCTAAAAAGTCTAAATTAGAGGTTGAAAAAAGTGAATATCAAATTCAGGAAGTACGTTCCAGAGCCTTGCCTCAGATTACAGGAAATGGAAACTTAACTTATAACCCAGTCTTACAAACAAGTGTGATCGACGGAGCAGGATTTGGACAGCCGGGAACGACTATTCAAGCGACTTTTGGTCAAAAATGGACTTCAGGAGCCGGAATTTCTTTGACTCAGGCTTTATTTGATCAATCTGTTTTTACAGGATTGAGAGCAGCAAAATCTACTCGTGAATTTTATCAGATCAACGATCAATTGACAGAAGAGCAGGTAATTGAAAGAGTAGCTAACAATTATTATTCTGTTTATGTACAACGTGAAAGATTGGTTTTACTGGACAGTAACTATGTAAATACGACTAAAGTACGTGACATTGTTAAAGGTCAGTTTGATAACGGTCTTGCTAAAAAAATTGATTTAGACAGGATTATTGTAAAAATGTCAAACATTAGTACAGAACGTCAGCAAATCTTAAATCAGGTTCAGTTACAGGAAAACGCATTGAAGTTTTATATGGGAATGCCTATCGAAACTCAAATCGAAATTCCACAAGAACAATTCGAAGTTACGATTCACGCTTTGACAGAAGAGCCAAATATGGCCAACAGAACAGAATATTTGCTTTTGAAAAAACAAGAAGAATTGTTAACCTTTCAAAAGAAAGCGGTTATGGCAGAATACTATCCGACACTTTCTTTAGTTGCAGGCTATAATTTTATTGGTCAGGGTCCGGAAATGCCTCTTTTTGCAAAACCTAGAGATGGAGTATACTGGTCTGATTACTCAGCAATCGGAGTGAATTTAAAAGTGCCGATTTTTACAGGATTCGGTACCCGTGCTAAAGTAAGAAAGGCAGATGTAGACATCAGATCACTTCAGGAAGATATTAAAGACACACGTCTTTCTCTTGACTTAGATTACAGAAACGCAAAAACTCAAATTGAGAATAACCTTGTAACAATCGAAAATCAGAAAGAAAATATGCGATTGGCAAGTGAGATCTTGAGCAATACAAAAAACAATTACCTTCAGGGATTGGCATCATTGACCGATTTGTTAGATGCTGAAAATGCATCACTGGAAGCACAAAACAATTATACCAGAGCAGTTTTAAATTACAAAGTTGCCGAAGTAGCATTAATCAAATCAAAAGGCGAACTTAAATCTCTTATTAAATAA
- a CDS encoding efflux RND transporter periplasmic adaptor subunit yields MKKTIITIVIIIAALALIGFVLNNNKKENKAKTDIVAEKNAAVSVKVTPVKTEEVSLDFVANGNFQPTQELTFSAEKSGKVISVLAKEGDYVRVGQTLLTVRGDVINVNAQTAEAAYLNAKSDYSRYENAFKTGGVTKQQLDQAKLALTNAHSNYTEAKINVGDTRVKAPINGFINKKYIEPGSILAGMPATALFDIVNVSKLKLTVTVNENQVASLKNGDNVNVTASVYPDKTFSGKITFVAAKADASLNFPVEIEIANNSNNDLKAGMYGTANFASKQQKQHLMVVPRNAFVGSVSSNEIFVAHNGIAKLRKVTAGRILGDQVEIINGLSDGETVITTGQINLQDGNTVEIIK; encoded by the coding sequence ATGAAAAAAACTATTATAACTATCGTAATCATAATTGCAGCATTAGCTCTGATTGGATTTGTCTTAAATAATAATAAGAAGGAGAATAAAGCTAAAACAGACATTGTTGCAGAGAAAAATGCAGCGGTTTCAGTAAAAGTAACTCCTGTAAAAACAGAAGAAGTTTCGTTGGATTTCGTGGCAAACGGAAACTTCCAACCAACTCAGGAATTGACTTTCTCTGCTGAAAAATCAGGAAAAGTAATCAGTGTTTTGGCTAAAGAAGGAGACTACGTAAGAGTAGGTCAAACTTTACTAACGGTAAGAGGAGATGTAATCAATGTAAATGCACAAACGGCTGAAGCAGCTTATTTAAATGCAAAATCAGATTACAGCAGATACGAAAATGCATTTAAAACCGGTGGTGTTACAAAACAACAATTGGATCAGGCAAAATTGGCTTTAACCAATGCACACTCTAATTATACAGAAGCTAAAATTAATGTGGGTGATACGAGAGTAAAAGCTCCGATTAACGGATTTATCAATAAAAAATATATTGAACCGGGTTCGATCTTAGCAGGTATGCCGGCAACAGCATTGTTTGATATCGTAAATGTTTCTAAATTAAAATTAACAGTTACGGTAAACGAAAACCAAGTAGCAAGTTTGAAAAATGGAGACAATGTAAACGTAACAGCCAGTGTTTATCCGGATAAAACGTTTTCAGGAAAAATTACTTTTGTTGCTGCAAAAGCAGATGCTTCTTTAAACTTCCCTGTTGAAATTGAAATCGCAAACAACTCGAACAACGATCTAAAAGCAGGTATGTACGGAACAGCAAATTTTGCATCCAAACAACAAAAACAACACTTAATGGTTGTACCTAGAAATGCATTTGTTGGAAGTGTGAGCAGTAATGAGATTTTTGTAGCACATAATGGTATTGCAAAATTAAGAAAAGTTACGGCTGGAAGAATTTTGGGTGATCAGGTAGAAATTATCAACGGATTGTCTGACGGTGAAACTGTAATTACTACAGGTCAAATTAACTTACAAGACGGAAATACAGTAGAAATTATTAAATAA